One region of Pseudoalteromonas piscicida genomic DNA includes:
- a CDS encoding alpha-amylase produces MKNIKLNQIAAGVLLASSCITPAHAAEGDPTTFVHLFEWSWADVATECETFLGPKGYAAVQVSPPNEHITGDQWWTRYQPVSYEITSRSGSRAEFADMVARCKSAGVDIYVDAVINHMAHGSGTGVAGNAFGNKQYPIYSPQDFHETCAINPEDYGNNAWRVQHCELVGLHDLDTDASYVQNTLAGFLNDLQSLGVAGFRLDASKHMPASDIGDVLAKLNQPAVVFQEVIDQGGEAVSASEYHQNGLVTEFKYSIKLSETFKQGKLAWLKSFGEAWDMMPSYKAVVFTDNHDNQRGHGGAGSIVTFHDGKLYDLANVFMLAYPYGYPKVMSSYEFNGDTDAGGPSVPVHQNGNLNCTSQLWQCEHRRPMVAGATQFRNHTNGNWTVANWWDNGNNQIAFSRGDLGFVAINRESSSMVQSLQTGLSAGTYCDVLSGGIAHENCAGRRIEVDTSGYAQINLAAMDAVAIHHQSKLATPPPSGDWQRTLVFIKAETQAGQDMFVRGGLDHGAALQRGIDCSTEPTLCSLPIKHLNMRNTTTSVWKTADTRLDWLAAETGQSSGAEGSPLDWTTNIWPASWGAEKHYESDGFGVMSLNQWGAHYWLLEVEMDCSKTFNGWFEVKAFVKSGQGWEGDINQQNTPYASNNHFGQCGKLNVFEFGTNLASISSL; encoded by the coding sequence ATGAAAAATATAAAACTAAACCAAATTGCAGCGGGGGTGTTGTTAGCATCCAGTTGCATTACACCTGCACATGCCGCTGAAGGCGACCCAACAACATTCGTTCATTTATTCGAGTGGTCTTGGGCAGATGTTGCTACGGAATGTGAAACGTTTTTGGGGCCAAAAGGCTACGCGGCTGTGCAAGTATCGCCACCCAATGAGCATATTACAGGGGACCAATGGTGGACTCGTTATCAGCCAGTCAGTTATGAGATTACGAGTCGTAGTGGAAGTCGAGCCGAATTTGCCGATATGGTCGCGAGGTGTAAATCTGCCGGAGTAGACATCTATGTTGATGCCGTTATAAACCACATGGCCCATGGCAGCGGCACCGGAGTTGCGGGTAACGCTTTTGGCAACAAACAATATCCTATCTATAGTCCACAAGATTTTCATGAGACCTGCGCAATAAACCCTGAAGACTATGGTAATAATGCATGGCGAGTACAGCACTGCGAACTCGTTGGGCTTCATGATTTAGACACTGATGCGAGCTACGTACAAAATACCCTCGCGGGCTTTTTGAACGATTTACAGTCTCTGGGCGTGGCAGGGTTTAGGTTGGATGCAAGCAAGCACATGCCTGCAAGTGATATTGGCGATGTGTTAGCCAAGCTAAATCAACCAGCGGTCGTTTTCCAAGAGGTGATTGACCAAGGAGGCGAGGCGGTTTCTGCTTCTGAGTATCATCAAAATGGCTTAGTCACCGAGTTTAAATACAGCATTAAACTGAGCGAGACATTTAAGCAAGGCAAGTTGGCTTGGTTAAAAAGCTTTGGCGAAGCGTGGGACATGATGCCAAGTTATAAAGCCGTAGTATTTACAGACAATCATGACAACCAGCGCGGGCATGGTGGTGCAGGCTCTATCGTTACTTTTCATGATGGTAAACTATATGACTTAGCCAATGTATTTATGCTGGCATATCCTTATGGCTACCCTAAAGTGATGTCTAGTTACGAGTTTAATGGCGACACTGATGCTGGAGGCCCTTCGGTGCCTGTTCATCAAAATGGCAACCTTAATTGCACTAGTCAATTATGGCAGTGTGAGCATCGTCGCCCAATGGTCGCAGGAGCGACGCAGTTTAGAAATCATACTAATGGCAATTGGACGGTAGCAAACTGGTGGGACAATGGTAATAACCAAATTGCATTTTCTCGAGGTGATTTGGGCTTTGTCGCCATAAACCGAGAATCTTCTAGTATGGTTCAAAGCCTGCAAACAGGGCTTTCAGCAGGAACCTATTGTGATGTGCTAAGTGGAGGTATCGCTCACGAAAACTGCGCAGGCCGACGCATCGAAGTTGATACCAGTGGTTACGCACAAATTAATTTAGCTGCTATGGATGCCGTCGCCATTCATCATCAAAGTAAACTGGCAACACCACCGCCGTCTGGTGATTGGCAACGTACACTTGTGTTTATTAAAGCCGAAACTCAAGCTGGTCAGGATATGTTCGTCCGTGGTGGTCTTGATCACGGAGCTGCATTGCAACGAGGGATTGATTGTAGCACCGAACCTACTCTTTGCTCTTTACCTATCAAGCACTTGAACATGCGAAACACGACAACCTCGGTTTGGAAAACGGCTGATACGAGACTGGATTGGCTAGCGGCTGAAACTGGGCAGTCGAGTGGCGCCGAAGGGAGCCCGCTGGATTGGACAACCAATATTTGGCCTGCAAGTTGGGGCGCGGAAAAACATTACGAAAGCGATGGCTTCGGCGTCATGTCTCTTAATCAATGGGGAGCACATTACTGGCTGCTGGAAGTAGAAATGGACTGTAGCAAAACATTCAATGGTTGGTTTGAAGTAAAAGCATTCGTTAAAAGTGGTCAAGGTTGGGAAGGCGACATTAACCAACAAAACACACCATATGCGAGCAATAACCATTTCGGCCAATGTGGAAAATTGAATGTGTTTGAGTTTGGCACAAACTTAGCCTCTATCTCTTCTCTATAA
- a CDS encoding type 1 glutamine amidotransferase domain-containing protein produces MTSSDNISVAILATDGFEQSELIKPKQALENAGFNVDIISLKKGDIAAWNEDNWGEKVAVDLTLDEAIPSQYAGLVLPGGLFNPDRLRQEKSAVKFIQAFSQFGNKRPIAAICHGPWLLIEAQLVEGKTLTSYPSIKTDLKNAGADWVDLKVAVDDNLITSRNPNDLDAFNEAIIEALQQDNIN; encoded by the coding sequence ATGACGAGCTCAGACAATATTTCAGTCGCGATCTTGGCCACTGACGGGTTCGAACAAAGCGAGCTGATTAAACCTAAGCAGGCGCTTGAAAACGCTGGATTTAATGTTGATATCATTTCATTAAAAAAGGGTGATATTGCCGCTTGGAATGAAGACAATTGGGGTGAGAAAGTCGCCGTTGATTTGACTTTAGATGAAGCCATACCCAGTCAATATGCGGGGCTCGTTTTACCAGGCGGGTTGTTCAACCCTGACAGACTAAGGCAGGAAAAATCTGCGGTTAAATTTATTCAGGCCTTTTCACAGTTTGGTAATAAGCGCCCAATTGCGGCGATATGCCACGGCCCTTGGCTGCTAATTGAAGCGCAGCTGGTGGAGGGTAAAACGCTTACCTCTTACCCAAGTATCAAAACCGACCTCAAGAATGCAGGTGCAGACTGGGTTGACCTTAAAGTTGCGGTAGACGACAACTTGATCACAAGCCGCAATCCCAATGATCTTGATGCTTTTAACGAAGCAATTATCGAGGCTTTGCAGCAAGATAATATCAATTAA
- a CDS encoding pyridoxamine 5'-phosphate oxidase family protein, producing MSDIKKTFWEALDSSPNVMIGLSDDNNHHEPMRAQLDKDANGEFWFFTSKTNRIAKCGKATAQFSSKGHNVFACIRGHLIEETRQDVLDAHWSRQTESWFEKGKDDPDLIMLRFELDDAEIWHVSPDLSGLLKLAVGKNVEPEEMGERETIHFR from the coding sequence ATGTCAGATATAAAGAAAACCTTTTGGGAGGCGCTAGACAGTAGTCCCAATGTGATGATTGGTTTGAGTGATGACAATAATCACCATGAGCCAATGCGCGCACAGTTAGATAAAGACGCCAACGGCGAGTTTTGGTTTTTTACCAGTAAAACAAATCGGATTGCTAAGTGTGGTAAAGCAACAGCACAATTTTCCAGCAAAGGGCACAATGTATTTGCTTGTATTCGCGGACACTTAATCGAAGAAACACGACAAGACGTACTTGATGCCCATTGGTCAAGGCAGACCGAGAGCTGGTTTGAAAAGGGTAAAGATGACCCCGATCTTATCATGCTTCGTTTTGAACTGGACGATGCTGAAATTTGGCATGTTAGCCCTGACTTGAGCGGCTTATTAAAACTAGCGGTGGGCAAAAATGTGGAACCGGAAGAAATGGGTGAGCGAGAGACCATCCACTTCAGGTAG
- a CDS encoding mechanosensitive ion channel family protein: MATEDTFDNWQHALSASYEQLINQLVTHTPQLLGAALMLLVGWVVAWLLSKLTISLFKLCNRALAGLSKRVQTEQTLQLNLKHARLIGKTVFWVTMMFFIAAATSSLGLNFFSDWISSLLSYLPNLLAGIFIIVGGYLLGNLASAMARAGAQSVGFARVEVAGNIAKLAILFTATVIGIEQLGINIQFVTNMVVVLTGVLCAGVALAFGLGSRELIANTVAAKQALRHCRINDQIEIAGVSGTLTEITATMLVIETQKGRTLIPARQFLKDSAHITAAHSHSSKQ; encoded by the coding sequence ATGGCCACCGAGGATACCTTTGATAATTGGCAACATGCCTTATCTGCCAGTTACGAGCAATTGATCAATCAACTTGTTACTCATACGCCGCAACTATTGGGCGCGGCACTTATGCTGCTTGTCGGTTGGGTGGTGGCTTGGCTGTTGAGCAAGCTGACTATTTCGTTATTTAAGCTTTGCAATCGCGCGTTAGCGGGCTTGAGTAAACGAGTGCAAACCGAACAAACGCTTCAGCTAAATCTAAAACACGCTCGATTGATAGGGAAAACCGTGTTTTGGGTCACGATGATGTTTTTTATCGCAGCAGCTACATCTAGCCTTGGCTTAAATTTCTTCAGTGATTGGATCTCTTCGTTACTTAGTTACTTACCAAATCTTCTCGCCGGGATATTTATTATTGTTGGCGGTTATCTACTCGGCAACTTGGCCAGTGCAATGGCGAGAGCTGGTGCGCAGTCCGTAGGGTTTGCGCGGGTCGAAGTCGCGGGTAATATTGCCAAGCTCGCGATTCTATTTACCGCAACGGTAATAGGTATTGAGCAATTAGGGATAAATATTCAATTTGTGACCAATATGGTGGTGGTGCTGACGGGCGTACTGTGTGCCGGAGTCGCATTGGCCTTTGGTCTTGGCAGTCGAGAATTAATTGCAAATACTGTCGCGGCGAAACAAGCACTGCGTCACTGTCGAATTAACGATCAAATTGAAATTGCAGGCGTTTCAGGAACGCTTACCGAAATCACAGCAACGATGTTAGTGATCGAAACGCAAAAGGGTAGAACCCTAATACCGGCAAGGCAATTTCTAAAAGACTCTGCACATATTACCGCGGCACACAGTCATTCAAGTAAGCAGTAG
- a CDS encoding magnesium transporter MgtE N-terminal domain-containing protein has protein sequence MSALNLKIAQHFLQEEPAGAARLLSLQTPDVAAELLKTLSNEVALNVLKVMQPRSAAEILITQTDVDIVRWLGKMKLADIAAIYRHLQDDELVRFLNLISVRRQTLCKMLISYPDYTVGAWVETDVLILEETMTVEESLLRLKKRDYIAFALVYVVNQHRHVVGQLSLNHLLRKAPQQEVADFMDIHVVSLSGYTELHSALKSPVWASQDQVAVVNRSGDFIGVLPHHRVRSALGRMDETQDKPSESLDLLDAYTSSFASMLDTLVPVKRGK, from the coding sequence ATGTCAGCGTTAAACCTCAAAATTGCGCAACACTTTTTACAAGAAGAGCCAGCTGGCGCAGCGCGCTTACTTTCTTTGCAAACGCCAGATGTGGCTGCCGAGTTGCTAAAAACCTTATCAAATGAAGTTGCTTTAAATGTGCTTAAAGTCATGCAGCCCCGCAGTGCGGCGGAAATCCTGATAACGCAAACGGATGTGGATATTGTGAGATGGCTTGGCAAAATGAAGTTGGCAGATATCGCTGCTATCTATAGGCATTTGCAAGACGACGAGCTTGTACGTTTTCTTAACCTTATCTCAGTAAGACGACAAACTCTTTGTAAGATGTTGATTAGCTATCCAGATTATACTGTGGGAGCATGGGTTGAAACGGACGTATTAATTCTTGAAGAGACAATGACGGTTGAGGAGTCATTGCTGCGTTTAAAGAAACGTGACTATATTGCGTTTGCGCTAGTTTATGTGGTAAATCAGCATCGTCATGTGGTGGGTCAGTTGTCGCTAAATCATCTGCTTCGAAAAGCGCCGCAGCAGGAAGTTGCAGATTTTATGGATATTCACGTCGTTTCTTTAAGTGGTTATACCGAGTTGCATAGCGCTTTGAAATCGCCCGTTTGGGCAAGCCAAGATCAGGTTGCGGTTGTCAACCGAAGCGGTGATTTTATTGGGGTGTTGCCACATCACAGAGTAAGAAGTGCTCTCGGCAGAATGGATGAAACACAAGATAAGCCAAGCGAATCTTTAGATTTGTTAGATGCGTATACTAGTTCGTTTGCCAGTATGTTAGACACATTGGTGCCAGTTAAAAGAGGGAAATAA